The following nucleotide sequence is from Amia ocellicauda isolate fAmiCal2 chromosome 14, fAmiCal2.hap1, whole genome shotgun sequence.
acaacagcagcaccaACTAGTACTGTAGCACAAacgaccactgatggccaaacttctactgcagtACCAACTACCACTGATGTCCAAACTTCTACTCATGCACCAACAACTACTGATGCCCAAACTTCTACAgcagcaccaactactacagaTGCCCCAACAACGACCGTGGCACAGACGACCACAGAcggccaaacttctactgcagcaccaacgacaacaacaacaccaactACTACTGTAGCATCAACAACCACTGCTGCCCAAACGTCTACTGCAACACCAACGACAACAGCAGCACAAACTACTACTGTGGCACCAATAACCACTGCTGGCCAAACTTCGACTGCAGTACCCATAACTACCGTGACACCAACAACCACAGCTGGCCAAATGTCCACTGCAGCACCAAACACAACtgcagcaccaactactactgTAGCACCAACAACCACTGCTACCCAAACGTCTACTGCAACACCAACGACAACAGCAGCACAAACTACTACTGTGGCACCAATAACCACTGCTGGCCAAACTTCGACTGCAGTACCAAATACTACTGATGGCCAAACGTCtactgcagctccaactactACTGATACCCAGACGTCTACTGCAGCACCAACTACCACTGGTGGCCAAACATCTACTGCAGCTCCAACGACAACAgcagcaccaactactactgtggcaccaacaaccactgcaggccaaacttctactgcagcacCAACAACCATTGCTGGCCAAACGTCTACTGCAGCACCAacgaccactgatggccaaacttctactgcagctccaactactACTGATGCCCAGACTTCTACTGCAGCACCAACTACCACTGGTGGCCAAACTTCGACAGCAGTACCAATAACTACTGTGACACCAACAACCACTGCTGGCCAAACGTCTACTGCAGCACCAACGACTACTGATGCCCAAACTTCTACTGCATCACCAactaccactgatggccaaacttctactgcagcagcaacgacaacaccagcaccaactactacagaCCCCCCAACAACGACAGTGGCACAAACAACCACTGCTGGCCAAACATCAACTGCAGAACCAACTTCTACTGATGCCCAGACTTCAACTGCAGCACCAacgaccactgatggccaaacttctactccagcaccaactaccactgatggccaaacgtCGACTGCTGTACCAactaccactgatggccaaacttctccTCCAGCACCAACGACAACAGCAGCACCATCTACTActgtggcaccaacaaccactgCTGGCCAAACGTCTACTGCAGCACcaaccacaactgcagcaccaactactactgtggcaccaacaaccattgCTGGCCAAACGTCTACTGCAGTACAAacgaccactgatggccaaacttctactgcagtACCAACTACCACTGATGTCCAAACTTCTACTCCAGCACCAAGTAcgactgatggccaaacttctactgcagtACCAACTACCACTGATGTCCAAACTTCTACTCCAGCACCAAGTACGACTGATGGCCAAAGTTCGACTGCAACAGCAACGACAACAtcagcaccaactactacagaCGCCCCAACAACGAACGTGGCACAGACGACCACAGAcggccaaacttctactgcagcacCAAATACCACTGATGGCCAATCTTCTACTGCAGCAATAACTACCACTAATGGCCAAACTTCTTCTgtagcagcaacaacaacagcagcaccaACTAGTACTGTAGCACAAAcaaccactgatggccaaacttctacttcAGCCCCAAtgaccactgatggccaaacttctactcaTGCACCAACAACTACTAATGCCCAAACTTCTACAgcagcaccaactactacagaTGCCCCAACAACGACCGTGGCACAGACGACCACAGACGGCCAAACTACTACTGTAGCATCAACAACCACTGCTGACCAAACGTCTACTGCAACACCAACGACAACAGCAGCACAAACTACTACTGTGGCACCAATAACCACTGCTGGCCAAACTTCGACTGCAGTACCAAATACTACTGATGGCCAAACGTCTACTGCAGCTCAAACTACTACTGATACCCAGACTTCTACTGCAGCACCAACGACCACTGGTGGCCAAACTACTACTGTAGCATCAACAACCACTGCTGCCCAAACGTCTACTGCAACACCAACGACAACAgcagcaccaactactactgtggcaccaacaaccacagCTGGCCAAACTTCGACTGCAGTACCCATAACTACCGTGACACCAACAACCACAGCTGGCCAAATGTCTACTGCAGCACcaaccacaactgcagcaccaactactactgTAGCACCAACAACCATTGCTGGCCAAACGTCTACTGCAGCACCAACGACTACTGATTCCCAAATGTCTACACCAGCACCAAGTACTACTGATGGCCAAACATCGACTGCAACAGCAACGACAACATCAGCACCAACAACTACAGACGCCCCAACAACGACCGTGGCACAGACGACCACAGAcggccaaacttctactgcagcacCAACGACAAGAGCAACACCAAATACTACTGTTGCACCAACAACCACTGCTGCCCAAACGTCTACTGCAGCACCAACGACTACTGTTGCACCAACAACCACTGctggccaaacttctactccagcaccaactactactgatggccaaacttctattGCAGCATCAACAACCACTGCTGCCCAAACGTCTACTGCAACACCAACGACAACAGCAGAACAAACTACTACTGTGGCACCAATAACCACTGCTGGCCAAACTTCGACTGCAGGACCTAATACTACTGATGGCCAAACGTCtactgcagctccaactaccactGGTGGCCAAACATCTACTGCAGCTCCAACGACAACAgcagcaccaactactactgtggcaccaacaaccacagCTGGCCAAACATCTACTGCAGCTCCAATGACAACAGCAGCACCAACTACCActgtggcaccaacaaccactgCTGGCCAAACGTCTACTGTAGGACCAACTTCCACTGATGGCCAATCTTCTACTGCAGCACCAACTACTAATGATGACCAAACTTCTACTAAAGACGCCCGAACAACTTCTGCTGCACCAACAACTAGTGATGGTCTTACAAATACAGCAGCAACAACTACTAATGAAGGCCAAACATCTGCtgcagcaccaactactactgCCGGCCAATCAACTACTGTGGCACCTTCCACTGCTGAGATACAATCAACTATTGCGGCACCAACTACTTCTGACAGCCCAATAATGACTGCAGCACCTACTACTAGTGATGaccaaacttctactgcagcaccaactactactAATGGCCCAACAATGTCTGCAgcaccaacaacaacagcagtatCCACTACTACAGATATCCCAACAACCACTGATGGTCAATATTCTACtgcagcaccaactactactgGCGGCCAATCAACTACTGTGACACCTTCCACTGCTGAGATCCAATCAACTATTGCGGCACCAACTACCACTGGCGGCCCAACAATGACTGCAATACCAACTACTAGTGATGACCAATCTCCTACtgcagcaccaactactactAATGGCCCAACAACGTCTGCAACACTAACGACAATAGCGGTATCCACTACTACAGACATCCCACCAACTGCTGTGGCACCAacgaccactgatggccaaacttctactgcagaACAAACTACTGCTGATGGCCCAACATCGTCTGCAGCACCAACGACTGCAGCAGCATCAACTACTACTCATTCCCCATCATCAACTGCAACACCAACATCCACTGCCGGCCAATCTTCTACTGTAGCACCAACTACTGCTCATGGCCAAACAACTTCTGCTGCACCAACAACTACTGATGGCCAAACAATTACAGCAGCACCAACTTCTACTGGCATTCCAGCAACTACTACTGATGCCCAGACGTCTACTGCAGCACCAACAACCACTGCTGGCCAAACTTCGACTGCAGTACCAACTACTACTGTGGCACCATCAACCACTGCTGGCCAAACATCGACTGCAGTACCAACTTCTACTGATGCCCAGACGTCTACTGCAGCACCAacgaccactgatggccaaacttctactctAGCACCAACTAcaactgatggccaaacttctactgcagcagCAACGACAACACCAGCACCAACTACAACAGACACCCCAACAACGACAGTGGCACAAACAACCACTGCTGGCCAAACTTCGACTGCAGTACCAACTACTACTGTGGCACCGACAACCACTGCTGGCCAAACATCGACTGCAGTACCAACTTCTACTGATGCCCAGACTTCTACTGCAGCACCAacgaccactgatggccaaacttctactctAGCACCAACTACTACTGATGGAAaaacttctactgcagcagcaacgacaaccccagcaccaactactacagaCGCCCCAACAACGACAGTGGCACAAAcaaccactgatggccaaacctctactgcagcaccaactaccactgatggccaatcttctactgcagcaccaactaccactgatggccaaacttctactgcagcagCAACGACAACAGCATCACCATCTACTACTGTAGCACCAACTActactgatggccaaacttctactctagcaccaactactacagaCACCCCAACAACGACAGTGGCACAAAcaaccactgatggccaaacctctactgcagcaccaactaccactgatggccaaTCTTCTACTGCAGCACTAACTACCAATAACGGCCAAACTTCTTCTGAAGCAGCAACGACAACAGCAGCACCAACAACTACTGTGACACTAACAACCACTGATGcccaaacttctactgcagcaccaacgaccactgatggccaaacttctactccAGCAACAACTACTAATGAAGGCCAAACATCTGCtgcagcaccaactactactgCCGGCCAATCAACTACTGTGGTACCTTCCACTGCTGAGATCCAATCAACTATTGCGGCACCAACTACATCTGACAGCCCAACAATGACTGCAGCACCTACTACTAGTGATGaccaaacttctactgcagcaccaactaccactgatggccaaacatctactgcagcaccaacaacaacagcagtatCCACTACTACAAATATCCCAACAACCACTGCTGGCCAAACTTCGACTGCAGTACCAACTACTACTGTGGCACCGACAACCACTGCTGGCCAAACATCGACTGCAGTACCAACTTCTACTGATGCCCAGACTTCTACTGCAGCACCAacgaccactgatggccaaacgtCTACTCTAGCACCAACTActactgatggccaaacttctactacagcagcaacgacaacaccagcaccaactactacagaCACCCCAACAACGACAGTGGCACCAacgaccactgatggccaaacttctactctagcaccaactactactgatggccaaacttcttcTGAAGCAGCAACGACAACAgcagcaccaactactactgTGGCACTAACAACCACTGATGcccaaacttctactgcagcaccaacgaccactgatggccaaGCTTCTACTACAGCACCAactaccactgatggccaaacttctactgcaggAGCAACGACAACACCAGCACCATCTACTACTGTAGCACCAACTActactgatggccaaacttctactgcagcagcaacgacaacaccagcaccaactactacagaCTCCCCAACAACGACAGTGGCACAAAcaaccactgatggccaaacctctactgcagcaccaactaccactgatggccaaTCTTCTACTGCAGCACTAACTACCACTAATGGCCAAACTTCTTCTGAAGCAGCAACGACAACAgcagcaccaactactactgTGGCACTGACAACCACTGATGCCCAAACTTCTACTGCAACACCAacgaccactgatggccaaacttctactccagcaccaactaccactgatggccaaacttcgaCTGCAGCAGCAACGACAACAGCATCACCATCTACTACTGTAGCACCAACTACTACTGAaggccaaacttctactgcagcagCAACGACAGCAGCATCACCATCTACTACTGTAGCACCAACTACCACTAACGGCCAAACATCTTCTGAAGCAGCAACGACAACAgcagcaccaactactactgTGGAACTAACAACCACTGATGCCCAAACTTCTACTACAGCACCAacgaccactgatggccaaacttctactccagcaccaactaccactgatggccaaacttctactgcagtAGCAACGACAACAGCATCACCATCTACTACTGTAGCACCAACTActactgatggccaaacttctactgcagcagcaacgacaaccccagcaccaactactacagaCGCCACAACAACGGCAGTGGCAGCAACAACCACTGCTGGCCAAGCTTCGACTGCAGTACCAACTACTActgtggcaccaacaaccactgCTGGCCAAACATCGACTGCAGTACACACTTCTACTGATTCCCAGACTTCTACTGCAGCACCAacgaccactgatggccaaacttctactgcagcagCAACGACAACACCAGCACCAACAACTACAGACGCCCCAACAACGACAGTGGCACAAAcaaccactgatggccaaacctctactgcagcaccaactaccactgatggccaatcttctactgcaacaccaactaccactgatggccaaacttctactgcagcagcaacgacaacaccagcaccaactactacagaCGCCCCAACAATGACAGTGGCACAAAcaaccactgatggccaaacctctactgcagcaccaactaccactgatggccaaTCTTCTACTGCAGCACTAACTACCACTAACGGCCAAACTTCTTCTGAAGCAGCAACGACAACAgcagcaccaactactactgTGGCACTAACAACCACTGATGCCCAAACTGCTACTGCAGCACCAacgaccactgatggccaaacttctactccAGCAACAACTACTAATGAAGGCCAAACATCTGCTGCAGCACCAAGTACTACTGCCGGCCAATCAACTACTGTGGTACCTTCCACTGCTGAGATCCAATCAACTATTGCGGCACCAACTACTTCTGACAGCCCAACATTGACTGCAGCACCTACTACTAGTTATGaccaaacttctactgcagcaccaactaccactgatggccaaacatctactgcagcaccaacaacaacagcagtatCCACTACTACAAATATCCCAACAACCACTGCTGGCCAAACTTCGACTACAGTACCAACTACTACTGATGCCCAGACTTCTACTGCAGCACCAacgaccactgatggccaaacttctactctagcaccaactactactgatggccaaacttctactgcaccagcaacgacaacaccagcaccaactactacagaCGCCCCAACAACGACAGTGGCAGCATCAACCACTGCTGGCCAAGCTTCGACTGCAGTACCAACTACTActgtggcaccaacaaccactgCTGGCCAAACATCGACTGCAGTACCAACTTCTACTGATGCCCAGACTTCAACTGCAGCACCAacgaccactgatggccaaacttctactctagcaccaactactactgatggccaaacttctactgcacCAGCAACGACAACACCAGCACAAACTACTACAGACGCCCCAACAACGACAGTGGCACAAAcaaccactgatggccaaacctctactgcagcaccaactaccactgatggccaatcttctactgcagcaccaactaccactgatggccaaacttctactgcagcagcaacgacaacaccagcaccaactactacagaCGCCCCAACAACGACAGTGGCACTAACAACCACTGATGCCCAAACTTCTACTGCAACACCAacgaccactgatggccaaacttctactccagcaccaactaccactgatggccaaacttctactgcagcaTCAACGACAACAGCATCACCATCTACTACAGACACCCCAACAACGACAGTGGCACCAacgaccactgatggccaaacttctactctagcaccaactactactgatgcccaaacttctactgcaacaccaacgaccactgatggccaaacttctactccAGCACCAACTTCCAATAACGGCCAAACTTCTTCTGAAGCAGCAACGACAACAgcagcaccaactactactgTGGCAGTAACAACCACTGATGcccaaacttctactgcagcagcaacgacaacaccagcaccaactactacagaCGCCCCAACAACGACAGTGGCACAAACAACCACGGATGGCCAATCTTCTACTGCAGCACCAactaccactgatggccaaacttctactatagcaccaactactactgatggccaaacttctactgcaccagcaacgacaacaccagcaccaactactacagaCGCCCCAACAACGACAGTGGCAGCATCAACCACTGCTGGCCAAGCTTCGACTGCAGTACCAACTAGTActgtggcaccaacaaccactgCTGGCCAAACATCGACTGCAGTACCAACTTCTACTGATGCCCAGACTTCAACTGCAGCACCAACGACCACTGATGGACAAACTTCTACTCTAGCACCAACTACTACTaatggccaaacttctactgcaccagcaacgacaacaccagcaccaactactacagaCGCCCCAAAAACGACAGTGGCACAAAcaaccactgatggccaaacctctactgcagcaccaactaccactgatggccaatcttctactgcagcaccaactaccactgatggccaaacttctactgcagcagcaacgacaacaccagcaccaactactacagaCGCCCCAACAACGACAGTGGCACTAACAACCACTGATGCCCAAACTTCTACTGCAACACCAacgaccactgatggccaaacttctactgcagcacCAACGACAACAGCATCACCATCTACTACAGACACCCCAACAACGACAGTGGCACCAacgaccactgatggccaaacttctactctagcaccaactactactgatgcccaaacttctactgcaacaccaacgaccactgatggccaaacttctactccAGCACCAACTTCCACTAACGGCCAAACTTCTTCTGAAGCAGCAACGACAACAGCAGCACCAGCTACTACTGTGGCACTAACAACCACTGATGcccaaacttctactgcagcagcaacgacaacaccagcaccaactactacagaCGCCCCAACAACGACAGTGGCACAAAcaaccactgatggccaaacctCTACTACAGCACCAactaccactgatggccaatcttctactgcagcaccaactaccactgatggccaaacttctactgcagcagcaacgacaacaccagcaccaactactacagaCGCCCCAACAACGACAGTGGCACTAACAACCACTGATGCCCAAACTTCTACTGCAACACCAacgaccactgatggccaaacttctactccagcaccaactaccactgatggccaaacttctactgcagcacCAACGACAACAGCATCACCATCTACTACTGTAGCACCAACTACTAcggatggccaaacttctactgcagcagCAACGACAACAGCATCACCATCTACTACTGCAGCACCAacgaccactgatggccaaacttctactccagcaccaactactactgatggccaaacttctactgcaccagcaacgacaacaccagcaccaactactacagaCGCCACAACAACGACAGTGACAGCATCAACCACTGCTGGCCAAGCTTCGACTGCAGTACCAACTACTActgtggcaccaacaaccactgCTGGCCAAACATCGACTGCAGTACCAACTTCTACTGATGCCCAGACTTCAACTGCAGCACCAacgaccactgatggccaaacttctactctagcaccaactactactgatggccaaacttctactgcaccagcaacgacaacaccagcaccaactactacagaCGCCCCAACAACGACAGTGGCACAAAcaaccactgatggccaaacctCTACTGCAGCACCAACAACCACTGATGGCCAATCTTCTACTGCAGCACCAACTACCACTGATGGACAAACTTCTACTCTAGCACCAactaccactgatggccaatcttctactgcagcaccaactaccactgatggccaaacttctactgcagcagcaacgacaacaccagcaccaactactacagaCGCCCCACCAACGACAGTGGCACTAACAACCACTGATGCCCAAACTTCTACTGCAACACCAacgaccactgatggccaaacttctactccagcaccaactaccactgatggccaaacttctactgcagcagCAACGACAACAGCATCACCATCCACTACTGTAGCACCAACTGctactgatggccaaacttctactgcagcagcaacgacaacaccagcaccaactactacagaCACCCCAACAACGACAGTGGCACCAACGACCACTGATGGACAAACTTCTACTCTAGCACCAACTACTACTGATGCCCAAACTTCTACTGCAACACCAACGACCACTGATGGACAAACTTCTACTCTAGCACCAactaccactgatggccaatcttctactgcagcaccaactaccactgatggccaaacttctactgcagcagcaacgacaacaccagcaccaactactacagaCGCCCCACCAACGACAGTGGCACTAACAACCACTGATGCCCAAACTTCTACTGCAACACCAacgaccactgatggccaaacttctactccagcaccaactaccactgatggccaaacttctactgcagcacCAACGACAACAGCATCACCATCTACTACTGTAGCACCAACTActactgatggccaaacttctactgcagcagcaacaaaaacaccagcaccaactactacagaCACCGCAACAACGACAGTGGCACTAACAACCACTGATGCCCAAACTTCTACTGCAACACCAacgaccactgatggccaaacttctactccagcaccaactaccactgatggccaaacttctactgcagcagCAACGACAACAGCATCACCATCCACTACTGTAGCACCAACTGctactgatggccaaacttctactgcagcagCCACGACAACAGCATCACCATCTACTACTGCAGCACCAacgaccactgatggccaaacttctactccagcaccaactaccactgatggccaaacttctactgcagcagCAACGACAACAGCATCACCATCTACTACTGTAGCACCAACTGctactgatggccaaacttctactgcagcagCAACGACAACAGCATCACCATCTACTACTGCAGCACCAacgaccactgatggccaaacttctactctagcaccaactactactgatggccaaacttctactgcaccagcaacgacaacaccagcaccaactactacagaCGCCCCAACAACGACAGTGACAGCATCAACCACTGCTGGCCAAGCTTCGACTGCAGTACCAACTACTActgtggcaccaacaaccactgCTGGCCAAACATCGACTGCAGTACCAACTTCTACTGATGCCCAGACTTCAACTGCAGCACCAacgaccactgatggccaaacttctactctagcaccaactactactgatggccaaacttctactgcaccagcaacgacaacaccagcaccaactactacagaCGCCCCAACAACGACAGTGGCACAAACAACAAGTAATGGTCTTACAAATACAGCAGCAACAACTACTAATGAAGGCCAAACATCTGCtgcagcaccaactactactgCTGGCCAATCAACTGATGCCCAAACTTCTACTGCAACACCAacgaccactgatggccaaacttctactgcagcacAAACAACCACTGATGGCCAATCTTCTACTGCAGCAGCAACGACAACAGCATCACCATCTACTACTGCAGCACCAacgaccactgatggccaaacttctactctagcaccaactactactgatggccaaacttctactgcagcagcaacgacaacaccagcaccaactactacagaCGCCCCAACAACGACAGTGGCACAAAcaaccactgatggccaaacctCTACTACAGCACCAactaccactgatggccaatcttctactgcagcaccaactaccactgatggccaaacttctactgcagcagcaacgacaacaccagcaccaactactacagaCGCCCCAACAACGACAGTGGCACTAACAACCACTGATGCCCAAACTTCTACTGCAACACCAacgaccactgatggccaaacttctactccagcaccaactaccactgatggccaaacttctactgcagcacCAACGACAACAGCATCACCATCTACTACTGTAGCACCAACTActactgatggccaaacttctactgcagcagcaacaaaaacaccagcaccaactactacagaCACCCCAACAACGACAGTGGCACTAACAACCACTGATGCCCAAACTTCTACTGCAACACCAacgaccactgatggccaaacttctactccagcaccaactaccactgatggccaaacttctactgcagcagCAACGACAACAGCATCACCATCCACTACTGTAGCACCAACTGctactgatggccaaacttctactgcagcagCAACGACAACAGCATCACCATCTACTACTGCAGCACCAacgaccactgatggccaaacttctactccagcaccaactaccactgatggccaaacttctactgcagcagCAACGACAACAGCATCACCATCTACTACTGTAGCACCAACTGctactgatggccaaacttctactgcagcagCAACGACAACAGCATCACCATCTACTACTGCAGCACCAacgaccactgatggccaaacttctactctagcaccaactactactgatggccaaacttctactgcaccagcaacgacaacaccagcaccaactactacagaCGCCCCAACAACGACAGTGACAGCATCAACCACTGCTGGCCAAGCTTCGACTGCAGTACCAACTACTActgtggcaccaacaaccactgCTGGCCAAACATCGACTGCAGTACCAACTTCTACTGATGCCCAGACTTCAACTGCAGCACCAacgaccactgatggccaaacttctactgcacCAGCAACGACAACACCAGCACCAACTGCTACAGACGCCCCAACAACGACAGTGGCACAAACAACAAGTAATGGTCTTACAAATACAGCAGCAACAACTACTAATGAAGGCCAAACATCTGCtgcagcaccaactactactgCTGGCCAATCAACTGATGCCCAAACTTCTACTGCAACACCAacgaccactgatggccaaacttctactgcagcacAAACAACCACTGATGGCCAATCTTCTACTGCAGCAGCAACGACAACAGCATCACCATCTACTACT
It contains:
- the LOC136768085 gene encoding salivary glue protein Sgs-3-like yields the protein MPRLLLQHQLPLVAKLRQHTNDNSSTIYYCGTNNHCWPNVYCSTNHNCSTNYYCGTNNHCWPNVYCTATTTAAPTSTVAQTTTDGQTSTSAPMTTDGQTSTHAPTTTNAQTSTAAPTTTDAPTTTVAQTTTDGQTTTVASTTTADQTSTATPTTTAAQTTTVAPITTAGQTSTAVPNTTDGQTSTAAQTTTDTQTSTAAPTTTGGQTTTVASTTTAAQTSTATPTTTAAPTTTVAPTTTAGQTSTAVPITTVTPTTTAGQMSTAAPTTTAAPTTTVAPTTIAGQTSTAAPTTTDSQMSTPAPSTTDAPTTTGGQSTTVTPSTAEIQSTIAAPTTTGGPTMTAIPTTSDDQSPTAAPTTTNGPTTTNDCSSINYYSFPIINCNTNIHCRPIFYCSTNYCSWPNNFCCTNNY